The sequence GCCCGAGCAGGATGTCCCGGATCGAGTCGCGCATCGCCGCGCACGCCACCGGGTCGATCAGGCTCGCCAGGGAGGCGATGCCCAGGTCGAATCGGCTGTCAAACTGGACCCGCACCCCCTCGTCGGCCTCGACGACCAGCCACGAGCCGGTGAACGTCGCGAAGTCGCCCTTGGTCTGTTCGAAGTCGATGCGGCGGTTGATCGGGTCGATCTCGTCGCGTTCGGTCCAGACGAGGATGCCCCGGCGGAAGTTCACCTCCCACTTCGACTCCACCTCGGTCGGGCTGACCTGGGTCACCCCGACCGTCCGTACGGTGTCGGTGAACTCCGGGTACGCGGCGAAGTCGGCCAACCGGTCGAACGACTCCTTGGCGTCTGCCCTGGGCAGCAGAGCGTGCACGATGACGGAGCACTCCATCGCGGGTGGCCTCCTCAGCTCGGGTTGACGATCACTGCTGCAAGCCCCGGATCAGGTGACGCAGGCTGACCCGCCACGCGTCCTCGGCCTGCGCCGGGGTCATCGCGTCCGGTCCGCCGGGAATCGTGCCGAACGACGTCGGCAGCAGCTCGGGGATGATGACCAGCCCGCAGACGGCCACCACGCCGTCCAGCCGGGCCAGGTCCTCGGCGGGAAGGACGTCCGCGAACGCCGGCCGGACCAGCCGATCCACGATGGACGGGTCCGCGATCCGGCCGTCGGGTATGCCCATGCCGCACTCGCGAGCGGTCTCCGTCACCAGTTCGAGGTAACGCTCCACCGGGATGCCGGCGGGCCCGGCGGTCAGCCAGTAGTCGCCCTTACGCAGGTCGGCGTCGAGCACCGCGCGGATCCCCTGCGCGACCATGTCCTGCGGGACGAGGTCGAAGAACGTGCCGGGATGCGCCGGGATGAAGGGCAGCTTGCCGGTCACCAGGTACTCGGCGAGCTGGTGCACTCCCTGGTGCTGACGGATAACGCCGGTACGGGAGTCGCCGATGACGATCGCCGGCCGGACGATCAGCGCGTCGATGCCGCTGTCGCGGACCATCTGCTCGCCGAGGTACTTCGACGTGACGTACTCGTCGGTCCGGGCGGCCACCTTCTCGGTGCCCAGCCGGCCGCCGCCACCGGCGCGGCCGTACCGGGACACGTACGCGGTGCTGACATGGACCAGGGTCGCGTCCGCCTCGGCGGCGAACTCGACGACCCGGCCGAGGCCCTCGATGTTGAGCCGGTCCACCTCCGCCTGGTCGGCGGAGAAGTTGACGATGGCGGCCGAGTGGATCACCGCGTCGACCTCGGCGCACAGCTCGCGATAGGCGCGGCGGTCGAGCCCGAGCGAGGGGGCGTGCAGGTCCAGCCGGACCACCCGGTTCGAGCCGCCCGGCAGGCGTCGGTAGGCGGCGGCGATCACGTCGTACCCGGAGAGCTCGGCCAGTACGGCGGTGCCCACGACGCCGCTGGCCCCGGTGATCAGGACGGTACGTCGCGTCATGCCGGGGCGTCGCTTCCGGTGGCGGGGAAGCGCGCGGCCAGGGCGGCGCAGGCCCGCTCGAACGAGGCGACCAGCCGTTTCTCCTCGTCGGCGGTCATCGTGGCGGGTGGGGTCAGCCGCAGCACCGGGTGCGCGTTCATCGAGTGGTTGACGACCACGTCGTTGTCGAGCAGGTCCATCAGGAACTCCGCGGCGTGCATTCCGGAGCGGAACTCCACTCCGATGAGCAGGCCGGCGCCGCGTACGTCGGCCACCAGGTGCCCGATCGACCGCACCGTCTCGGTGATCGCGGCAAGTAGGCGTGCGCCCAGATCGGCCGCCCGCTCCACCAGCTTCTCCTCCCTGATCACCTCGACCGTCGCCCGGACGGCGGCCATGGCGAGGGGGTTCGCGGAGAACGTGGACGTGTGCAGGTAGGGGTCCTTGTCGAACGGGGCGAACGCCTCCTCGGTCGCCAGGGTCGCCGCGACCGGCACCAGCCCGCCGCTGAGCGCCTTGCCGACCAGCAGGACATCCGGCCGTACGCCGTCGCGGTCCGCTGCCCACCACGTCCCGAGCCGCCCCAGCCCGGTCATCACCTCGTCCAGGACGAGCATCGCCCCCCGATCGCGGCACAGCGCCTCGACCGCCTTGAGATAGCCGGGTTGGGGGATGATCACCCCGCCCTCGCTCTGCACTGGTTCGACGACCACGCAGACGTCACGGTCGACGACGGCGGCCAGTTCGTCCAGGTCGCCGAACCTGACGTGGGTGACCTCGGGCAGCAGCGGGCGGAACGGATCCTGATAGAGCGACCGTGCGGTGAGCGACAGTGCGCCGACCGTCTTGCCGTGGTATCCGCTGTGCATGGAGACCAGCCGGTGCCGCCCGTTCGCCCGGGCGATCTTGATCGCGGTCTCCACCGCCTCCGCGCCCGAGTTGGCGAAGTGCACCTTGACCAGGCCCTCCGGCGCCACCGAGGTCAACGCCGCGGCGGCCCGGGCGGCGGGCTCGTTCAGCAGCACCCGGGTGGACAACGCCTGCCGTTCGAGCTGGTCGCGCACCGCCGCGAGCACGACCGGATTCCCGGCACCGACGAAGAACACGCCGTAGCCGGCGCAGTTCAGCAGTTGACGGCCGTCCGCGGTGTGCACCACGGTGCCCGTGGCACCGACCTCCAAGGGTGTGTGGAGCATGGCGGCCACCCGGCCCAGCCCCTCGCCGAGATGACGGCGGTAGAGATCGAAAACAGTGGAGGACACCGAGGGAAGTCTGCCCGACCGGCACCATCTCGACAATTGTCTACTCAGGACAAGCGGTGCTGACCGAACAGCCGACCCGCCGAGGATTGCTGGTGGCGTTGACCGTGCTCTAGGGTGCCGGCGTGGATACGTACAGCGAGATCCTCTACTCCGTTTCCGACCGGATCGCCACGGTCTCGCTCAACCGTCCCGACGAGCGCAACGGCTACACCCTGCGGATGGCCGACGAACTCGCGCACGCGTTCGACCGCGCCGACCGCGACGACGACGTCCGGGTCGTCGTCCTCACCGGTACGGGTGAGCACTTCTGCGCCGGGTTGGACATGTCCGTGACGGAGTTCGACACCCCCGACGACCCCGAGGCGGAGTGGGCGGAGCCGGCGGGCCGGTGCTCGATGCGGATCTTCGCGATGAACAAGCCGGTCATCGCGGCGATCCGGGGCGCGGCCGTCGGCGCAGGCGCCACCATCATCCTGCCGGCCGACTACCGGCTCGCCGCCACCGATGCGCGATTCGGGTACGTCTTTAGCCGGCGCGGCATCTACGCCGAAGGCGCGTCCACCTGGTTCCTCCCACGGCTGGTCGGGATGGGCTGCGCGCTCGACTGGATGATCAGCGGGCGGGCGTTCGACGCCGCCGAGGCGCTCTCAGCTGGCCTGGTGCACAGCGTCCACGAGCCGGAGCACCTGCTCGACAAGGCGTACCAGCTCGCGCGGACCATCATCGCCACCACCGCGCCGGTGTCCGTGGCGGTCATCCGGCAGATGCTGTACCGGACCGGCGCGCTGGACTCGCCGTACCCGGCGCACCGGCTGGACTCCCGACTCTCCGCCGCGGCTCTGACCAGCGCGGACGCGAGGGAGGGCTTCGACTCCTTCCGGCAGCGGCGCGCCCCGGCCTTCCCCGGGCGGGTCAGCAGCGACCTGCCCGACCACCTTCCCTGGGGGAACGAATGACGCCTCTGGTTGCGGCATGACTGCACAGGCAGCCGGACACGGTCCGGAAATCGCCGAACAGATCACCGTCGCGGCGCCGGCGGGGACGGTCTACGCGGCCGTCGCCGAGGTGCGGCGGATGGCCCGGTGGAGCCCGGAGTGCTTCGCGGTCTGGGTCACCCGGCGCGACGGCGGGCAGCCGCGACGGTTCGTCGGCTGGAACCGTCGGGGCCCGTTCCTCTGGTTCACCACCTGCCGGGTCGTCACCGCGACCCCGGGCAGCGAGTTCGCCTTCGACGTCACCACCTTCGGCCAGCCGGTGGCCCGCTGGGGCTTCCGCTTCAGCGAGACCGACGGCGGCACCCAGGTGACCGAGTACTGGCAGGACCGGCGCAACGGGGCCTCCCGCGTCCTCGGCCGGATCTTCACCGGCAGGGCCGCGGCGGAGCGCCCGACGGTGAACCGGAACGGCATGCGGGAGACCCTGCGCCGGTTGAAGCGGGACCTGGAAGCGGCCTGACCCTGCGGCGGCCGACCGCGTCACGTCGCCCGCCCGACCCGCTTGACCTTGGTCCGGCTCACTGAGAAGGGCGGAACCCTACGCTGGCCCGCACCGGTCCGGCCGGGCAACTGCGGGCTTGAGACCGGCGAATACGCTGCCCGCCGCACCGCCGCCGGCTCCAGCCGCAAGGCGATCGTGCGCTTGCTCAAGCGCTACATCGCCCGCCAAGTCTTCGTCGAGATCCGCCGCGCCCTCACTCCGTCCAAGAACACCGCGACGACCCCTTGCCGTAGCGGTACCGCTACTGGGTGCAGGCGCTGGGGCCTGCAGCCCGAGCGCCAGGGCGCCGGCCGGCGCAAGCTCGCACGCTCCTTCTGCCACCCTGCTCGGCTGGCTCACTGATAGCGTGCCGAGCCGGCCCGGCGCCCGGCCGTGGCGTGGCCCGACAGAGGCATGGCAAGGATCTTCAAGTCAGGGTGCCCACCACGGCGAACCCCGTCGCCCCTCTGCCGTAGAGGGACGCGTCTACTACCTGCGCAAACTCAGCGACGGCGAAACTCCAACCGAAGCCCGCCGTGCCCTCAAACGACGCCTCGCGAACGTCATTTACCGCCACAGCCAAAGATCAAAAACGACGGTCCGGACACACAGAGGGGCTGTGAGTGCGCACATGATCCGGCCAGTCCGGGCGCTCGTCAAGAGGGTTGACACGCCGCAATATGAGATACCAGTATGGCGTATCCCACTCCCCGGGTGGGAGCGGTCTGCCCCCTAGCTTGGAGACGTCAGATGGAATCAACCGAGCTGACCACGAAAGTCGGCATTCGCCAGTTCTTGGCAGTCGGGGGTGGACAGGCGATCGAGAACTACGACTGGATGTTGTACGGCCTCGTCGCTGCCTACCTCGGACCGCAGTTCTTTCCCGGCCAGGGGCCGGTCCACAGCACCCTGAACGCCCTGGCCGTCTTCGGTGTTGCCTTCGCGGCCCGGCCACTGGGCGCGTTGATCTTTGGCCCCATGGCAGACCGCATCGGTCGTAAGCCACTCATGCTGTGGGCGGTCGGCTCGATGTCAGCGTTCTCGTTCCTGATGGGGCTGCTGCCGACCGCAGTCACTGTCGGAACATGGGCCGCCGTCCTACTCGTCCTTCTCCGCATGCTCCAGGGCATGTCGATCGGGGTCGAGCAGCCGCTGCTGGCCTCCTACGGCCTGGAGATCGCCCCCAAAGGCAGGGAAGCCTGGTACGCGGGTCTGCTGCAACTGGCCACGCAGTTCGGCATCCTGCTCGCATCGCTCACCGCGTTCTTCTGCACGCTTGCGCTGGGAGACAGCGGGATGGAGGAGGGCGGCTGGCGGATTCCGTTCATCGTGGGTGGCCTGCTCGGCCTGGGCGTGCTGTGGCTGCGCCGCTCTCTGCCAGAGACGGTCCACGCCGAGGAGGCGGAGCACCGCACCTCCAAAGAGGTCCGCCGGGCTGTTCGCGCCAACCCGCTAGCCCTCGTCGCCATCATCTTCGTCGTCGGTGGAACCCAGGTCATCAACTACGGCTGGACCTCCGGGCTCCCCAGCACCGCCCGTGCGGTCTTCGGTCAGAGCGGAGCCCTGATCTTCGGCCTCACGAGCCTCCTGTCCGTGATCATCATGCTCATGGCGCCGATCGCCGGCAAGATCGCCGACCACTTTGGCATGGGGCGCACCTTCGTCTGGACCCGCCTGCTGTCGATCCCCTTCGCCTTCGTGCTGTTGCTGTACGCCGACCCTGGCGTGGTGGCATTCGTCCTCGCCATGGCCGGAGGCGCCGTCATCCTGCCGTTCGCGCTGTCGTTCTTCAACGCGATCTCCGCCTCCCTGGTGCCAGCCGGACACCGGGTCACGGCGGTCGGACTTGGTTACTCCCTTGGTGTGGCCCTCTTCGGCGGTACCGCCTCCTACCTGCTCGTGTGGCTCAGCTCGATGGACCTCTACTGGGTGTTCCCGGTGTACATCGGCGTGATCCTGCTGCTCGGCGTGCTGACCTACCGGATCGCCGTGACGCGGACGGGGCTGCACAACGCCGTCTACTCGACCGCCGAGCCGGACCGCTACCAGCACCGGCCCGCTGGCGGCTCGCGGGAGCTGATCGAGGAAGCGGCCTAGCGACAACCACAGCTACTGCAGCGTGAGGATGTGAAAGACGATGGCGAGAGTCGTGGTGACCGGCGCCGATGGCTTCGTCGGTAAGCCCCTTACGGTCGCACTGGCCGACCAGGGCCACACGGTCCTGGACCTCGGGCCCGCGTACGACGTCGATGTGACCGACACGGACCGGGTCCGGGCGAGGCTGTCAGCGCTGGCACCCGACCTCATCATCCACCTCGCCGGCGTGTCGGGGCCCATGCTTCACACCGACAAGCCAGAAGTCGTCATGGCTGTCAACGCCGTCGGAACGGTGAACATCCTGGAAAGCGCGCGGCGCATGGGGGGCGTGCGCGTGATGGTGGCAGGCAGCGTCTCCGGCTACACAACGGGAACCGCGCAGGACCCCCGGCCGGCCTCCGTCTATGGCGTGACCAAGCGGTGCGCGGAGTTGCTGGTCGGGGTGTATCGAAGCCAGTTCGGCATGCAGTGCACCGCGATCCGCATCGGGTCGGTCTACGGCCTCGGACGCAAGACCGCACATGTCCTCGACGGCATGATAAGCCGCGCGCTCGCCGGAGAACCGGTTCCCTTCGCGCCCGCCGGCTGGGAGCCTCTGCTTCACGTGTCCGACGCGGCGGCGCTGCTTGCCGCCCTCTGTGACGTAGCGGCCTGGCGTGAGCAGTACGACCTCGTGACCACGCCCGCCTCGCACCAGACATTGGCGGAGATGGTGTGCGAGTTGAGCGGCTCTGGTTCGCGCCCCGTCGCCGAAGATCCACCCATCTATCAGTGGCCGGTGCAGTTCGACATCAGGCCTCTGCTGCACGACGTGGCGCGCGACCACGCGCCGGTCGCACTGGCCGAGGGAATCGGCCAGCTCCTCAGGCAAAGACAGCGGCAGGCTCCGTCGTGAAAACGGCGGGCGTCATTGACAGCGATAGTCAGCGCCAGGGTGCTGGCGAGTGTGGACCTGTTCGGAAGGAGAGGCATGGCGACGGGTTTGGCCGGCAAGGTCGCAGTTGTCACCGGATCATCGCGGGGGATCGGCAAAGGTATCGCGGTTGCCTTGGCCCGGGAGGGCGCCAAGGTTGTTGTCAACGGACTTGACGATGACGTTGAGGCGGAGAAGACCTACCGCGAGGTGACACAGAACGGCGGCGTTGCACTCCTGTGCCCGGGAGACATGACCGACGAGGCCGTCGCCGGTGACCTGTTTGACAGGACCGAGCGAGAACTCGGCGGGATCGACATCCTGGTGAACAACGTCGGCGGCGGGAAGAACATCCCCTTCCTGGACATCGATGAAAAACTGTGGCACGAGGTGCTCGACCTGAACCTGCACACGACATTCCGCTGCATCCGCCTCGTCCTCCCAGGGATGCTCGAACGCGGGTTCGGCAGGATCATCAACATCGCATCCCAGCTGGGCGTCAAGGGCGGGTTTCAACTCGCCCACTACGCCACCGCCAAGGCGGGCCTCATCGGCCTGACGCGTTCCCTGGCCCTCGAGTTCGCCGGGTCGGGGGTGACGGTCAACGCGATCGCCCCCGGGCGGATCCAGACCGAGCTCCGCCCCGGGGCGGCCCGAGTGAGCCAGGAATGGCTCGAACGGAAGCTGCGGGAGATTCCGATGAGCCGCTTCGGGCGGGTGGAGGAAGTGGCCGCGACAGCCGTGCTCATCGCGTCCAGCCCAAGCGGTGACTTCTACACCGGTCAGACGTTCCACCCCAACGGTGGCGAGGTCATGCCGTGACGGCTGTCGTCAAGCAGCGACTCGTCGGTGAGGCGGCTCTGACTACTAGGGACCAGGAGCTTCTCCGGCAGGCCTTTGCCGACGCCAAGGAGGCGGGCAGAGCCGGCGAGCGTCCGTTCGCTGCGATTGTGTTCTCCCGGTCTGGCCGGGTGCTGGCCTCTGCGATCAACACACAGGTGTCCACCGGCGATTTCACCATGCACGCGGAGCTGTCCGCTCTTCGTCAGGCAGTGGAGCAGGCAGGGCGTTCGCAGGTGGAGGGCGCGACGTTGTACGCGAGCAGCGAGCCGTGTGCGATGTGCTCCGCCGGTGCCTTCTTCGCCGGGATCGGTCGGATCGTGTTTGGCACGAGCGCCAGCAGCACCTACGCGCTGCTGCCACGACCAGGCAGCCAGTTGGCGATGAATACCGCTTGCGTTCTCGGGTCCGGGGATCGCGATGTCATCGTGATCGGTCCCGCTCTTGAGCAGGAGGGCCTGTCGCACCTGCGCGAGGCGCGGCCCTGAGGGTTGCGGTACCCGGCTGGTGCGCCCGGCGCATCAATGCCAGTCAACAGGAGGTAGGTGGGGATGACGGAAGCACGACTGAGCCACATCACGCCGGAGGGGGAGCGGCAGCGACGCTACCGCGCGCTGCGGGAGGCCATGGCCGACAACGGCTTGGACGCGATGCTCGTCTGCGGCCGGGGCGACGAGGTGCTTCGGGGAAGGATCCAGTACGTCTCTATTCCGGGCAACGACGGGCGGCTGCGTCCCGGCATGGTGCTGAGCCTGCATCCGGAGATCCGCATCGACGACCCTGCGGAGCAGGCAGCGGTCGGCGGCATCAGCATCTCCGACAATGTCCTGGTCACCGCGGCCAGCTCTGCACGGATGACCGACGACCCGGACGTCGAGTGGGTGGTTCTTTGATCCACCAAATCTCGCCGGTGGACGTTGGGACGACGGTGGCGGACCTGGGAGGCTGGCCCTTTGTCGGGCTGCTCGGGGTCATCTTCCTGGGCGCCATCATCCAGGGCACCACGGGATTCGGGCTCGGCCTCTTCGCTGCCCCGGTCATGGTCGTGGTCGAGCCAGGGCTGCTGCCCGCGGCGTTGATCCTTGTCAGTATCCCGTTGCCCCTGCTCATGGCACTGCGCGAGCCCGTAGCGGCGCGGTCGGCGGGCTTGGGCTGGGCGTTCATCGGCAGAATCACGGGCACCGCGGTCGGCGTGGCGGCGGTCGCCTGGTTCTCGCCGCGTGTCTTGGCGCTGGTCGTGGCGGGCGCTGTCCTGCTCGCGGTCGGGCTGAGCGTGACCAGCTGGCGGCCCTCTGTCACACCGCGTTCCCTGCTGGTCGCGGGGTTCCTCAGCGGCGCGGCAGGAACCGCCACCGCCGTGGGCGGTCCGCCGATGGCCCTGCTGTTCCAGAGGTCCACCGGCGCCGAGGTGCGCTCGACGCTGGGATGGTTCTTCTTCTTCGGAACCAGTCTCTCGCTGGTGGGCCTGCTGCTGGCTGGTCAGGTGACGACCATGCACGTCCGGGCCGCCGCGTGGATGGCGTTGCCGATGGTGGCTGGCTTCGCGGTGTCGGGCCGGCTTCGGTCGATCATCGACAACGGCCGTACCCGGCTGGCGCTCTTGAGCCTGGCCACCATCTCGGCCCTGGCACTGCTCGGACGTTCGGTCGCCGGAACGTGAGGAGATGGACCTGTTGCGATGCAACCGATCTAGATTCTGGTGCGCCAGCACGCTAGTATACCAATGTTTTTTGCGCTGCTCGCAACGAGTCGAGCCAAAGTAGAGCGAGTGTGAAGGTGGGCCATGTTTGACGTTGTCGTCCGCCGCGGATCCATTGTGTCGGCCCAAGAAACACGGCCAGGGGATATCGCGATCACGGACGGGAGGATCGTTGCGGTGATGGCGCCGGGCGCGCCGGTTACCGCCAAGCGCGAGTACGACGCCGCAGGCTGCTACGTCCTTCCCGGCGCCGTCGATGCGCACGTGCACAGCCGCGCTCCGGCTCGTCCGGACCGCGAGACCTGGGAGTCGGCGACGCAAGCGGCAGCACGAGGCGGCATCACCACCATCATCGAGATGCCGACGAGCGATCCAGCCGCGAGCACCCCGGCGGTGCTGCAGAATCGCGTGCGCACGGCGCTGCAAAGCGCCTATGTTGACTTCGCCCTGTATGCGGGCGGAGTCACCGACAGTGCGCGGGTCGCTGCTGAGTTGGCGGCCGAGGGCATCGTCGGCTTCAAGATCCTTTCCCACTCGCCGCCGCCCAGCCGGGTTCGCGAGTTCGTGGGGCTGTGCGCCGTCTCCAACGCCCAGCTGTACGAGTCCCTGCAGGCGATCGCCACCACCGGCCTGCCGTGTGCCGTGCACGCCGAGGACGAGTCTCTGCTGGAGCAGGGCGTGCAGCGCACCCGCGCCACCGGGACGGGGCATCCGCTGGAACACGCCCGATCCCGACCGCCGTACGTCGAGGCCGTATCGATCGCCACGCTCCTGGTCCTGACCGAGGAGACCGGCGCTCGCCTGCATCTGCCCCACGTCTCCTCGGCATGGGGACTGCAACTCGCGCTGGAGGGCAAGCGCAAGGGCGTGGACGTCTCGGTGGAGACCTGCGCCCACTACCTGTGCTTCGACGAGTCCAAGCTGGCGGAGCTGGGCGGATTTGCGAAGGTCAACCCGCCCCTGCGCAAGGCGGCCGATCGCGAAGCGCTTTGGGAAGGCATACGCACCGGCGCGGTGGACATCGTCGCCAGCGACCACGGTCCTTACCTCTATGAGGAGAAGGACAAGGCGTCGATCTGGGAGGCGCAGGCGGGCAATCCGGGCCTGGAGGCGGTTGCCTCGGTCGTCTACGACGCGGCCGTGCGCGGCAGCATCACCTTCAACCAAGCCGCAGCCGTTCTCGCCGAAGGCCCTGCCCAGCGGTTCGGGCTTTCGCGAAAGGGCCGTCTGGCCCCCGGGTTCGACGCTGATCTCGTCATCATCGACCCGGATCAGAAGTGGACGTTCGACTGGCAGGACGCCTACTCGCTGGTACGGCGGAACTACAAGATGTACCAGGGGCGGGAATTCCACGGAAAACTGCGCACCGTGCTGTCCCGCGGCGCGCTCGTTTACGACGGCAACAAGGTCGTCGGTGGCGCCGGACATGGCCGGTACGTAACGCCAGGAGACTGACCAGCCGCATTGTGCGTTCGGCACCGCGGCAACCTCTTGGCATCTGGCATACCATATACTACTATCCCAAGCAGGCGGGAGGCGTCGTAGAGACGGAATCGCCCGACGGGATAGCCGGCAACGACATCAACTGTGGTCATGGGAACAGGGAGAGAAGTGACTCAGCTCAGGGATACTCACAGGTTGGACAACCAGGAGCTCTCGGCCCAGTACGACGAAGCTGGCTTCGGCGGCAGGGTGGGCTTCGGTGAGAAGCCGGCAGTTCTGGTCATCGACTTCGCGAAGGCATGGCTCGACCCGACCTCGCCGCTGGGTAGCGACCTCAGCAAGCCGCTGGCCGAGACCGTGCGCATCCTCGACGAGGCACGCGCCAAGGATGTGCCGGTCTTCTTCACGACGATGGCCTTCGAGCCGGACATGAGCGACTGCGGCGAGCATGTCGCCCGCAAGAAGCGGCACACGTCCATCCAGGTCAAGGGCACGGAGTGGGTTGAGCTGGACCCCCAGCTCAAGCGCCGCCCGAACGAGGTGCTGATCAACAAGCCCCGCGCTTCCTCGTTCTACGCGACGAATCTGCTCAGCCTGCTCGTCTCGCACCGGGTTGACACCCTCATCATTACCGGTTGCAGCACCAGCGGTTGCGTGCGCGCGACCGCTCAGACCTCGCACGACCACAACTTCCGTACCATCATCCCGCGGCAGGCTGTTGGTGACCGCTCCGCCTCCGCACACGAGGCGAGCCTGTTCGACATGAACGCCCGGATGGCCGACGTCGTCGACGTCGATGAGGTCCTCGAATACCTTCGCGGGCTGTGATGACGATGTCTCAGGTTGAAGCCCTCTTTCCCGCCGACGCGCCGGCGCCCGTCGCTCCGTTGAGCCCGGCAGTCCGGTGGGGCGAGCTGATCTTCGTATCCGGGCAGGTGCCTCGCGACGTGCACGGCGTCATCACCGAGGGTGGAGTCGCCGAGCAGACTCGCACCGTGCTCGACAACATCCGTCTGATCCTGGAAGGCTGCGGGTCATCCCTTCAGTCGGTCGTCAAGACGACGGTCTTCCTGACCAGGATCTCGGACATGGCGGAGATGAACGCCGTGTACGCGGAGGTCTTCGGCGAGCATCGGCCGGCGCGTTCCACCGTGGAGATCTCCGCGCTCGGCAAGCCAGAGTTCCTCGTCGAGATCGAGGCGATCGCGGTTTCCTCGACCAACCCGTGACGCACCC comes from Micromonospora viridifaciens and encodes:
- a CDS encoding RidA family protein — its product is MTMSQVEALFPADAPAPVAPLSPAVRWGELIFVSGQVPRDVHGVITEGGVAEQTRTVLDNIRLILEGCGSSLQSVVKTTVFLTRISDMAEMNAVYAEVFGEHRPARSTVEISALGKPEFLVEIEAIAVSSTNP
- a CDS encoding isochorismatase family protein; this translates as MDNQELSAQYDEAGFGGRVGFGEKPAVLVIDFAKAWLDPTSPLGSDLSKPLAETVRILDEARAKDVPVFFTTMAFEPDMSDCGEHVARKKRHTSIQVKGTEWVELDPQLKRRPNEVLINKPRASSFYATNLLSLLVSHRVDTLIITGCSTSGCVRATAQTSHDHNFRTIIPRQAVGDRSASAHEASLFDMNARMADVVDVDEVLEYLRGL
- a CDS encoding dihydroorotase yields the protein MFDVVVRRGSIVSAQETRPGDIAITDGRIVAVMAPGAPVTAKREYDAAGCYVLPGAVDAHVHSRAPARPDRETWESATQAAARGGITTIIEMPTSDPAASTPAVLQNRVRTALQSAYVDFALYAGGVTDSARVAAELAAEGIVGFKILSHSPPPSRVREFVGLCAVSNAQLYESLQAIATTGLPCAVHAEDESLLEQGVQRTRATGTGHPLEHARSRPPYVEAVSIATLLVLTEETGARLHLPHVSSAWGLQLALEGKRKGVDVSVETCAHYLCFDESKLAELGGFAKVNPPLRKAADREALWEGIRTGAVDIVASDHGPYLYEEKDKASIWEAQAGNPGLEAVASVVYDAAVRGSITFNQAAAVLAEGPAQRFGLSRKGRLAPGFDADLVIIDPDQKWTFDWQDAYSLVRRNYKMYQGREFHGKLRTVLSRGALVYDGNKVVGGAGHGRYVTPGD